One segment of Pempheris klunzingeri isolate RE-2024b chromosome 20, fPemKlu1.hap1, whole genome shotgun sequence DNA contains the following:
- the naglu gene encoding alpha-N-acetylglucosaminidase, whose amino-acid sequence MSRWSGCSLVLVLVLVVVSSLLRTASCRFPTLDHIRSRASDKAQGRAVVGLLKRLLGTRSTDFIVSVNRSLSNDSLDVCELRSTRNYKVVATGSSGVAVASGIYNYLKYFCNCHVSWSGDQLDVPRPLPRISGVLRINTRHRFRYYQNVCTFSYSSVWWDWPRWEREIDWMALNGINLPLAFTGQEALWQEVYRALGLNQSEIEEFFSGPVFLAWNRMGNMFRFGGPLPQSWHVNQLYLQFKILERMRSFGMIPVLPAFSGNIPKGILRLHPEANVTRLGPWAHFNCSFSCSYILDPRDPLFLQIGSLYLTQVVKQFGTDHIYNTDTFNEMTPPSSDPSYLSAVSRSVFASMTAVDPQAIWLMQGWLFFSDAVFWKPAQIQALLHGVPLGRMIVLDLFAETEPIFSNTESFYGQPFIWCMLQNFGGNSGFFGTVESINSGPFKALDFPNSTLVGIGMTPEGIEQNPVMFELMSELAWRKEPVNLSKWVSLYAVRRYGSTQEKLPAAWRLLFASIYNCTVPHYRNHNHSPLVRRPSFHMNTDLWYDPADLYKAWKLIIEAAPSLMSKATFRYDLVDVTRQVLQVLTTSFYQDIADAFHNQKLQELLTAGGVLVYDLLPELNRLLSSDRNFLLGTWLERARSLALDEKEAQLYDMNARNQLTLWGPSGEILDYASKEWGGLMEDYYAQRWGLFVNTLVECLESGRPYKQDTFNQAVFQVEKGFIYNCRRYPTKPQGDTYEIAHRIFLKYYPQAWKRL is encoded by the exons ATGTCCCGCTGGAGCGGCTGTagcctggtcctggtcctggtcctggtcgTCGTGTCCAGCCTTTTACGGACTGCCTCGTGTAGGTTTCCGACTCTAGACCACATCAGATCGAGAGCCAGCGACAAGGCGCAAGGTAGAGCCGTGGTGGGGCTGCTGAAGCGGCTGCTGGGGACAAGATCCACGGACTTCATCGTGTCGGTCAACAGGAGCCTCTCCAACGACAGCCTGGATGTGTGCGAGCTCAGGTCCACTAGAAACTACAAGGTGGTCGCCACGGGCAGCAGCGGAGTGGCCGTGGCTTCCGGCATCTACAACTACCTGAAATACTTCTGCAACTGCCACGTTTCCTGGTCCGGAGACCAGCTTGATGTGCCCCGTCCCCTGCCCAGGATCAGCGGCGTCCTGCGCATCAACACCCGCCACAG ATTCCGTTATTACCAGAACGTCTGCACCTTTAGTTATTCATCTGTGTGGTGGGACTGGCCaaggtgggagagagagatcGACTGGATGGCACTCAATGGAATCAATCTGCCGCTGGCTTTCACTGGCCAAGAAGCCCTTTGGCAAGAG GTTTACAGGGCTCTGGGGTTAAACCAGTCGGAGATTGAGGAGTTCTTCTCTGGCCCGGTGTTTCTTGCCTGGAATCGTATGGGAAACATGTTCCGGTTTGGTGGGCCTCTGCCACAGTCCTGGCATGTGAACCAGCTTTACCTCCAA TTTAAAATTTTAGAGCGGATGAGATCCTTTGGCATGATTCCTGTGCTGCCAGCCTTTTCTGGAAACATTCCCAAGGGAATCCTCAG GTTGCATCCAGAAGCCAATGTAACCAGACTGGGGCCTTGGGCTCACTTCAACTGCAGCTTCTCATGCTCCTATATTTTAGACCCTCGGGACCCACTTTTCCTCCAGATCGGTTCCCTCTATCTGACCCAGGTGGTGAAGCAGTTCGGTACAGATCACATCTACAACACTGACACTTTCAATGAGATGACTCCACCCTCCTCTGACCCCTCCTATCTGTCTGCAGTCAGTCGCTCTGTCTTTGCCTCAATGACAGCAG TCGACCCTCAGGCAATCTGGTTGATGCAAGGCTGGCTGTTTTTCAGTGATGCAGTGTTCTGGAAGCCGGCCCAGATTCAGGCTCTACTACATGGAGTGCCCCTCGGAAGAATGATCGTGCTAGACCTGTTTGCAGAGACGGAGCCAATTTTCTCCAACACTGAGTCTTTCTATGGACAGCCCTTCATCTGGTGCATGCTGCAAAACTTTGGGGGCAACAGTGGATTCTTTGGTACAGTGGAGAGCATCAATTCAGGGCCCTTCAAGGCTTTGGATTTCCCAAACTCCACCCTGGTGGGCATAGGCATGACACCTGAGGGCATTGAGCAGAATCCTGTGATGTTTGAGCTGATGAGCGAGTTGGCTTGGCGCAAGGAGCCAGTCAACTTGTCCAAGTGGGTATCATTGTATGCAGTGCGCCGCTACGGCAGCACACAGGAGAAACTGCCTGCTGCATGGAGGCTGCTGTTCGCCAGCATCTACAACTGTACAGTGCCACATTACCGGAACCACAACCACAGCCCACTGGTGCGCCGGCCTTCCTTTCACATGAATACTGACCTTTGGTATGACCCGGCTGATTTGTACAAAGCCTGGAAACTGATTATTGAGGCGGCTCCATCTCTCATGTCCAAGGCAACCTTCCGGTATGATCTCGTGGATGTCACTCGGCAGGTCCTACAAGTTCTGACAACATCCTTTTACCAGGATATTGCCGATGCTTTCCACAACCAAAAGCTGCAGGAGCTACTGACTGCAGGGGGGGTGCTGGTCTATGACCTCTTGCCTGAGCTCAATCGTTTACTAAGTAGCGACCGCAACTTCCTGTTGGGGACGTGGCTGGAGAGGGCCCGATCCTTAGCCTTGGATGAGAAGGAGGCACAGCTCTATGACATGAATGCCAGAAATCAGCTGACTCTATGGGGTCCCAGTGGCGAGATCCTGGACTACGCCAGCAAAGAGTGGGGGGGTCTTATGGAGGACTACTATGCACAGCGATGGGGCCTGTTTGTTAACACCCTGGTAGAGTGTCTGGAAAGCGGACGACCATACAAGCAGGACACTTTCAACCAAGCGGTTTTCCAGGTAGAAAAGGGATTCATTTACAACTGCCGAAGATACCCGACCAAGCCTCAGGGAGACACGTATGAGATCGCTCACAGGATCTTCCTTAAATACTACCCACAGGCCTGGAAGAGGCTATAG